The following DNA comes from Camelina sativa cultivar DH55 chromosome 14, Cs, whole genome shotgun sequence.
GATCATTGGATTCGGTGTTTAGTTTAGCGAGAAGAGGCAGTATAATAGAGTGATGGAATTTGACTTGAAGAGGCAGATTATCCAAACCCATTACATATCAAACCACaagtttaatatattaaattattgaaagAAATGGAGAATAAAAAAGGcgaaaaacataattaaatactacaaaaatttCAACGAAGGATAGCCACATAATTTATCTCTGATGAGCCCCACGCACGGAGAAACCAATTGGTAAGCgacaagaaaatgtaaaaatacattaaacaaaTTAGTGATCTTGGAGGAAAAACAAATCGAGACAAggatttgtgtttattttattaaaataaataaatcattggCACCTTTGAACCTAACTGCTGCGAACTGGCGTCAGCAGATGTCAACATCAAAACGTTGGAAACTCCATTTTGAATTAGAAGAtgtaattatcatttttatatatattgtaaggctttgtagttttaaaataaacctTCGAAATGATAACAATTTGGGAGAAGTGGATTAGATCCAAAATGCTTTAATTACCCCCACTATTTTATGGAATAGCTCTAAATCTTTAGTGTCCCTTTGTAATAGGACTACTAGATAATTCTTTTGTAATGCTCGCAATATTAATATGTGCATTaagtgatttttatatatatacaacttccATCTTGTGATTTATACTTTGatagttaagaaaaagaaaatgtgtgaagtgaccttagtgcaatggcaggaggtaagtctaTTTGTAGAAGGCATTATCACATTTGAGATCGAGTCCTGGTTTCTACGAATGTAAAGAACCGGCCAGTTGTGATCCaatagttgaccaaaaaaaaaaaaaactgtgataTTAACTTATGATCCGTAAGTTGTTGATCTATTTTACTCGTGAATCCATCATAATTATCAgtcttcaaatatatatacagagcttttttgtttttttgctaaagCACGTTTCTAAGCTTAATTCGTAGATTACATGATCAGGCTGGATTGGTTCACAAATTATGATCATATTAACACCTTGAATGTTCAAATACCCCTCTTTTCGAAAGAAGAATTGATTCAAAGGATCTAACAATAATAAAAGATACttctaaatatgttttgttatattattCCCTTTACGAGGCAAACCAACTTCACCACTGTAAGAGCCCGAATCGTTTCTCGATAACATTATGCTTAGGTCAAATCATGCCTCTCTATTTTTAGATGAAGACATACATATCCATTCATATTCTATGTTTACACATATGTACGAACatatcttgatttatttatatattttggattccgcatatatatacaaaaaaaactttacaatgTTCTTTTTCCGGCAGGAAATGAACTTTTGTGGGTTAAAAGACCTTTTAGGCTTTTATATTGTTCTTTACATATGCGATCTAATTATAGATGCCTCTCCTGATTTAATCAATGAGATATGTGGCTGATCCTTTTAGGTTGTTTAAAACTTTCTCTTAGGCTGGTACGAATTCATATCCGCCACAAGAGAACAATACATATAagaattttgatatatagtcTATAGtaattatctcttcttctttagcatttttttaatgttttttttttgacccaaAGAAAgtcttctttactttttcttgCTTTcgataaataaatttgttttaagtttataaattttaagataaaattAGTTGACAATGAAAGTTTAACCGATATATGTTTTAACAAGAAGTTTAACATGTTTCTTGAGATAATAAGAGCACATTCCTTAGAGTCTCTAGTTTAGagaatctaaataaaaataaatcagaagttaaaaaaaagttttattaggAAACGTTGTGTCATTCAACATGGTGGCTTAGTGTTAACTGCTTAACTAGGATAAAAGAAATGCTAATCAACTTGATTTATTAAACGAACAATAATATAACACGGTTTCACCTAATATACAAAACTTGAGAAATGACAaaatttttgccaaaaaaaaaaaaagagaaatgacaTCAATTGACAAAACTTGATTTAAAATTGCTCGTTAGAACGTTAACAAAGTGTTTATAAAGCTTTAAGAattttttgatggtttttgtgTGAGTtagtagagaaaatattgaaagatgTTTAATCTAAAAATTTTGGAATGGTTGATTAGGTATATGCTATTACTGTATTATGCTcgtatgtaaataattttgttacTAATGATGTCAAAAgatctttaacattttttatttagttgatTGTATTGCTACATTTAAGGAAGTTGTATATTGGATTAATAATCTGGAGAGTCATTAGCCGATgatgaaatcttaacaaatactagattttaacccgcggtatatcgtggaacaattttttaaaaagtaataacattttaattcttatgttttttatatttagtttgttttgtttaattaaataataattttgtttggattgccaattattaaaacaataatagggaaaataaatacataaatatgtaatttataagctattgtcggattaagtcacaattttaccaattatttaattgttttacaaaattttagttaaattattctgatttaatatgtctaatattcttatattagtggtattgaACAAATAATTAAACGAATATTTCACCGTGTTTCAAAatcgaattaataatattttatatttatactaatgttaattcaaatcgtcatgttaataacatgtcccgctatataacaacaaaccgtcatattagtggtttaactcgtgtttcaaaaccgtcatattagtgattttggttgtgtgttgtgtttcgtttgtgaagttgatatttatacatggaaaatgcttgatgagcaaggagtttacgatccatagcaataaaagagagattttagtgttttcctatttgagttgataacattatcgcagAATAATATTCAGGTTCTTAACACactatatactatattatatgtttttcttgatgctaaagttaaatatacccaattattgagtttctaaaagttgggttctcgtttttatgaactttattaacgttataataattattgcgattgtaatcatttgttactcaagttttgaagatttttatgggattaaaaatttaatgcgtagagttgtGTTTGAAAACATCATAAAGTATAGATGGTGTCAAGCTTATTATGGCAATAAGTGTAAATAAATTTGTTCGATTAATATAGTTCCATTAAATGAGTTTCCagaaattgttattttaggaaaataattaGGGGTTAAtcttgtaaataaaacaaattaaataaccaaaacttcaagggcataacacaaaatctatactaataaaaagtctGAGCTATAAGCTCATAAGACCGTCTACAtatgattttaaacaaccaatagaaatttgacatataacttattaacattttatacaatttcccgaattttctatattaaaaattattttaaacaacctactatgatttgacatgtcattcattaacattatttaaatttacagatttttttagaaaaaggaaaattttaaatttatggaaatcaaagaactaagcacaatatcccacatcggctagaaattttttagacaatggttaaaaactagtataaataagattaatatgctttcaacaacgaatgagcaggaaaacttgNTGCGTGGATCTAAAAcgaaataagtatatggataaaattgtcaataattgatTGCATGTGTGGAttatgctggtaatcatgaatttcacaaattttacgagaaaagaaatgattNaacttttatttggtttgatcttgttttttatttgatcaaattaaaactttaaacagtttcaaaaaaataattataatatttaaaaattttaaaagttttaaaagtttttagcttttaaaatttttttaaatattatgagttttaaattttaaaagtttgaaatattataaatattgaaatttttaaaaagttcaaattttatatttcgaaaccttttaaaagtttaaaatattataaatattgatgcaaaacataaattatcttatttatctacatttgtgctttttatttcttatgagctgtaaaacatatttttgtgtatgattttagagaagagttgatattctttcattaattttttatttttgggtctaaggaagaaggattgacatcgcaagaccttaatttaatgtttgagtcaaattttgaggtttaaagaagaaagatggacgacaaacacatatgttttattagctatacataggcatgaccatagttacggttgtcacggttaaggtttattaaccatcggttatggttagaaatttttgtaaccttaaccagaactgtttaacaaacggttaaacggttacgtttaaatacggttacggttcaagcggttactgttatatacggttacggttatttgataatatgatacaattgatattatttgatgatataatataattgatattatttatttataattaatatgttcttatagtgtaatcatatttctatatatcatatgattcatattaaatatataattattagtatattttattatgtttttaaaatattataaaccaagtaaggattttggtttgagaagtttttaaatgcgtggatctaaaacgaaataagtatatggataaaattgtcaataattgatTGCATGTGTGGAttatgctggtaatcatgaatttcacaaattttacgagaaaagaaatgattttgttcttggagtttgatgggttaacaagttgtatggtagtcttaaaaaaggtttttcagtggaagaatgtgaagaaattgatgagaaagaaaaaaaaaagtataacgaagaaccaaacagtaaaagttacgatgacaattaNattataatatttaaaaattttaaaagttttaaaagtttttagcttttaaaatttttttaaatattatgagttttaaattttaaaagtttgaaatattataaatattgaaatttttaaaaagttcaaattttatatttcgaaaccttttaaaagtttaaaatattataaatattgatgcaaaacataaattatcttatttatctacatttgtgctttttatttcttatgagctgtaaaacatatttttgtgtatgattttagagaagagttgatattctttcattaattttttatttttgggtctaaggaagaaggattgacatNNNNNNNNNNNNNNNNNNNNNNNNNNNNNNNNNNNNNNNNNNNNNNNNNNNNNNNNNNNNNNNNNNNNNNNNNNNNNNNNNNNNNNNNNNNNNNNNNNNNNNNNNNNNNNNNNNNNNNNNNNNNNNNNNNNNNNNNNNNNNNNNNNNNNNNNNNNNNNNNNNNNNNNNNNNNNNNNNNNNNNNNNNNNNNNNNNNNNNNNNNNNNNNNNNNAAACAAATCGAGACAAggatttgtgtttattttattaaaataaataaatcattggCACCTTTGAACCTAACTGCTGCGAACTGGCGTCAGCAGCTGTCAACATCAAAACGTTGGAAACTCCATTTTGAATTAGAAGATgtaattatcatatatatatatatatattgtaaggctttgtagttttaaaataaacctTCGAAATGATAGCAATTTGGGAGAAGTGGATTAGATCCAAAATGCTTTAATTACCCCCACTATTTTATGGAATAGCTCTAAATCTTTAGTGTCCCTTTGTAATAGGACTACTAGAAAATTCTTTTGCAATGCTCGCAATATGtgcattaaataatttttttatatatgatacaaCTTTTATCTTCTGATTTATACTTTgatagttaagaaaaaaaaatctgtaatattaatttatgatccGTAAGTTGCTGATCTATTTAACTCGTGAATCCATCATAATTCTCCTTTCGAAAGAAGAAttgattcaaaatttcaaaggATCTAACAATAATAAAAGATACTTCTAAATATGTTTCGTTATATTATACCCTTTACGAGGCAAACCAACTTCACCACTGTAAGACCCCGAATCATTTCTCGATAACATTATGCTTAGGTCAAATCATGCCTCTCTATTTTTAGATGAAGACATACATATCCATTCATATTCTATGTTTTACACATATGTTATATGTACGAACAATCGAACATatcttgattttatttatatattttggattccgtatatatatatatatatatataaactttataatGTTCCTTTTCCGGCAGGAAATGAACTTTTGTGGGTTAAAAGACCTTTTATATTGTTCTTTACATATATGCGATCTAGTTCTAGATGCCTCTCTTAATTAATCAATGAGATATGTGGCTGATCCTTTTAGgttgttttaaattttctcTTTGGCTGGTACGAATTCATATCCGCCACAGAAGAACAATACCTATAAGAGTTTTGATAAATTATTCTGTACTAACTATCTATTCTtccttagctttttttttttttttttttttttggagttctGACCCAAAGAAATTAAAGTCCTCTTTTAGTTGACAATGAAAGCTTTAACCGATATGTTTTAACAAGAAGTTTAACATGTTCATTGAGATAATAGGAGCATCTTCCTTAGAGTCTCTAGTTTAgagaaactaaataaaaataaatcagaagttaaaaaaaagttttcttagGGAAACGTTGTGTCTTCAACATGGTGGCTTGGTGTCAAACTGTTAATTGCTTAATGCTCTTAGATAACAAGGTGGACTAGTATTAATGCTCATAAAACCTTTATCTTTGATGGATCAATCCACCAAAGCCCACAACATATCTTAACACCTTTTTGGAAATTAGATTAGTAAGTATATGTTACGTTAATTACTCCTACTTCACTCCCATACACACTGACAAAGTAACAAGTTAACGTATATATTATTGTCATAATGACGGTCCAACATAGCTTTTAAACTCATTAAGTCAATTAACTAAAATGAAACTTACTTTGACTTTTTTGTTCTTAccaaattagtttaaaaatacgTAAGTTACTACAAATAGTCAAAGCTTTTGCAGTAAGCTCtccatcaaaattttattctcATTGCAAGGACTTAAAAAAATCTATGGCGAGACTTATCTTTCATTTTGTATTCGCTCTTATTGCTGCATCTTGTAAGAATTACGTTACACATACCACAGAGCTTTGAAAATGTGAGATCCATTTTACACTTTTGGCAACatttactgatttttttaaaatcttttgggATGCAGATTTATTGTCGGTATCTGATGCGATGGTAAGAGAATCGCAAAAACTATGCATTTGTCCTTCCACAAATCCTTACTGCAACTGTGGCAATGATCTACAAGTTCTCACTACTACGGTGATTGGTTCTAGACCTGATATCAGACAGTGTGAGCGTTGCCACGGAAACTCTTCTTGTAACGAAATTTGTCCGCCAACGTGCAAATACAAAGTCTGTATATACAATCGAACATGTGATATGCATATATGTGAATGCTATATATGCTGATTGATGCAACTCCGGTGAATGTATATTAATCTTTAAAGAAGAGATGTTGAGCTCACAAAGATATAAAACTGATTATTTCTCATCATATTATTTTTGCTACGTTTATCACACATAAATCCTTGAAGCAAAGAGTCCATGAAACCTTAATTTGTATTCAGTCTATTATAATAGTGCACATTAAACGCaaataagatcttaccaaatatgtaatcgcTTATTGAACGCTAATTAGATCTTACCTAAGATGTAGTCGTCTTTAATTTGTTGCTCTATTATAGAGATGTATATAAGTGAACtataattaagatagaagaTTTGTGTGattaaaatgatcaaatttgcgaaagaaaaacttgtaaaatatatattcttaaattGATATTGCGGTTAATAGTGCATATATTACAGTAATAAGAGTTTACCAAATTGATATTGTATGTGATTCTTAAATTGATACTGCGGTTAATAGTGCATATATTACTCTTTAGATAGATATCTCGAAGTCATTTATATTTggatatgttttcttttatcgGGGGTTTGAAATGGACTATCGGGCCCATGagtccaaaaaagaaaaaaaaatccatatcaTTCTTTATCTTCGACACCCGAATTGGTTAGTCCCTCTGGACACCTGCGGACACCCTCCTCCACATTTCGTCTCTATAGCTTGCAGCTAGCACGCGAGATAATCATAAGATACATTCAACCAATATTTCTAAGTCTAGCTGTGGAAgacaaacactacaagaaaatacgCGTTTTGCGATGGACGAATATAtagcaaatccatcgcaaatcgACAAAAGCGAGAGATTTGTGAGGGAAGTCagttcctcgcaaatcgcttctcgTAAATCGGTCAACGttgcaaatccctcgcaaattttgtgAGAAATAATTTCCCTCGCAAACTAAGCGCAAATTGCGAGGAATTGTCTAAATAGCAAATTCCTTGTAATTTTGGTATCTAGTACATCcttcgcaaatttgcgagacttttacaataatattttccgtcgcaaaataataataatggtataaaaaattgcaattttaattttggttagcATAATTAGACATAAACCTGTAATTAGGAATTAACCTTAAAATTATGCAAATTAAAGCTGTAATTAGAAGTACTAGGTTTAATCTAGtacatccctcgcaaatttgcgaggctTTTGCAATAATATTTTCCGttgcaaaataataataatggtatcaaaaaaattgcaattttaattttggttagcATAATTAGACATAAACTTGTAATTAgtaattaactttaaaattatgCAAATTAAAACTGTAATTAGAAGTACTAAGTTTACAAAATCTGTTTACAACGGTAAAGAGTAACCGATTGCATAAGTTTACAAAGTTAACTAAGTTTACATTAAGAGATGTTCAAAGGATAAAGAAAGAGACTTCATCAGGATGCTTCTCCGTTGGTAGGTTCTCTGGTGGTTGCATCTCTAGTCACGGGTCTGGCCGCTAAATCTTCTCGGGGAACTCTTGCAGCAAAGTCTGGATCTTTCTCTACAAGATATtcaaagtatgcatcataaCTATGCATCTTCTCTGAATTTTCTTGCATCTTCACTGCATTGGCCTGTAATTGACTAGCCTGAGTGGCAAGAACAGCTTCGGCAGCAGCAAGCTTCCCAGCTAGAACAAGTGGATTTTCAAAAGGAGGAGGCGGTTGACCAATctgagctgaagatgcttctgcTTGCATGTTACCAACCCCATATATCCGGTTCTTTTTCTTAGGAGAAACCTGCCAACAAAACAGAGACACTTGATCACTCAAACATAAACAATTAGACAATGAAGatacaaaacacaaacataaacaatgaagcatGTTTTACTTTGACATAAATGTGGTTCTTCACAGTCATTGATAACCCGCCAGAAGCACTACTCTCCATGTTATCCCCTGATAATAGCTCAAACTCAGCTTGAGCTATCTTTGACAAGACTTCCTTGTACACCTTCTCAGACAGTCTATCAACAAAAGAACCATCAAGTCTCCTATGAGTGTCTTCTAGGACTTGCAGGAAATCAGGAAGTGCCTCACTAGTCTTTTCagactaaaaacagagaaatgaaacaaTTTGTGTTAAATATTGTAGATacttgtgttaaaaaaaattatattaagttttgtaatacttataaaaaaaaattctaattttgcaatggatttgctatggctttCGTAATTCACTCGCATGTTCATAGCAATTTtgctatggattttgttttcgcaaaatcgtcgcaatattgcgatTTATTTGCGAGGGAGGTGACCATCCCTgcgaatttgtcgtaaatgcCTCACAATTGAGCAGCGGATTTGCGACGACCGGCTTCCTcgcaattttgcgagggatatgCTAGTGGTTTTTAGTTTCTCTTACATTCCTCGTAAATCcaccgcaaatttgcgagagctaTATTCCGTCGCAACTTGTCCTCGCAAAAGGCGTGTTTTCTTGTGGTGAAAGaatgatatgtattttttttctccttttcggACTCATTGACCCGATAGTCCATTTCAAACccccaataaaaaaaatcatatccatAAATGATTTCAAGATATAGTTGTTTATATTTACTTTGTTgcaaatattatgaataaattgaaaaaaattacacaaagaGTTGGTAAGTTGGTtgatgtcaacaaaaaaaaaaaaatacacacataGATTTGATATTActttagtaaatattttttgaaaattgtaaatcCAATCCAATTATTTTTGCTAATTTGTTTAAtgatatttaataaaattgttaaaacaGAAAAGCCCAATTAATAGTTTAACGTGTATACATATCTAGAGCTCATCAGCACAAACCAACAAATTATTCATGTTTATAAGATAATTTAATTCATTTGACAATATCGTTTTCAAAACTCCGAGACAAAAAATGAACAACCTTCGTGTTACCATTGTTGCGTTCTTGGTTTTCTTGTCTTCAACACGATTGGTATTTTTGCTCCATTATACATTTGACACTTTGGTCCATTGGCCGCTTTAACAaaaactcgtttttttttttcatttggtaGTTACGAATTCGTTGAAGGAACTTGCTTGTAGGAATTGCTCTTATCACGATTACAAATGCGATCATGGAAAATTTATGTAAATGCCATGGCTCTAAACCCCCCCCNAAACCTCCGAGACAAAAAATGAACAATCTTCGCGTTACCATTGTTGCCTTCTTGGCTTTTCTTGTCTTCAACGTGATTGGTATTTTGCTCCATTATACATTTGACACTTTGGTCATTGGCCGCTTTAACAcaaactcgtttttttttcttttcatttggtAGTTACAAATTCGTTGGAGGAACTCAAAATGGACACTCTATCCAAATCCAAAGAATTCAAATGCAAATTGGACCAGGGTTGTTTAAACTATTAGCGGATTATGAGGAAGGATCACACTATTGCAAATGCGATCATGGAAAGTGTAAATGCCATGGCTCTAACCCCCAAGACAATGATCCAACAGCATCTTGAACTA
Coding sequences within:
- the LOC104740013 gene encoding defensin-like protein 268, translated to MARLIFHFVFALIAASYLLSVSDAMVRESQKLCICPSTNPYCNCGNDLQVLTTTVIGSRPDIRQCERCHGNSSCNEICPPTCKYKVCIYNRTCDMHICECYIC